One genomic segment of Theobroma cacao cultivar B97-61/B2 chromosome 6, Criollo_cocoa_genome_V2, whole genome shotgun sequence includes these proteins:
- the LOC18595660 gene encoding pentatricopeptide repeat-containing protein At1g14470 produces the protein MAKGDWNDLTCHVWEHIASKISNQTQVKQLHAQLIQNSLHHHYSWVALLINACMRLRAPLSYTRTILHYSTATPSPDVYAFISALEYYYTLPVCKEQEVASLCHQLLASTNKPAALYPILIKSSVKAGILFHSHLVKLGHHHDPHTRNALMDSYAKFGPIEAARKLFDEMPGRMAEDWNSMISGYWKWGKEAEACCLFNLMPENKRNVVTWTAMVTGSANMKDLITARRYFDRMPRRNVVSWNAMLSGYAKNGFAKEALHLFLHMIKAGDGIEPNQITWVAVISSCSSLADPCLADSVVKFLDKKKIQLNSYLKTALLDMHAKCGNLETAQKIFDEFGEHRSCTTWNAMISAYMRFGNLALARELFDKMPVRNVVSWNSMIAGFAQNGQPAMAIQLFKEMIATTNLKPDEVTMVSVISVCGQLGALEMGNWVVNFIVENQIKLSISGYNTLIFMYSKCGSMKDAERIFQEMKIRDTISYNALVSGFGAHGRGIEAVELMSRMRKEGIEPDHITYIGVLTACSHARLLKEGRRVFESIKFPAVDHYACMVDLLGRVGELDEAKRLIDHMPMEPHAGIYGSLLNASTIHKRVELGEFAANKLFELEPSNSGNYVLLSNIYASAARWGDVDWVREAMRKLGVKKTTGWSWVEHDGKVHKFIVGDRSHERSDDIYRLLEELCRKMGRLGYIANKSCVLRDVEDEEKEEMVGTHSEKLAVCFALLVSEVGAVVRVVKNLRVCQDCHTAMKMISMLEGREIIMRDNNRFHHFIDGQCSCRDYW, from the coding sequence ATGGCAAAGGGAGATTGGAACGATTTGACTTGTCACGTTTGGGAACATATAGCAAGCAAAATAAGCAATCAAACTCAAGTAAAGCAGCTCCATGCGCAGCTGATTCAAAATTCCCTCCACCACCATTACTCCTGGGTGGCGCTGCTCATCAACGCCTGCATGCGTCTGCGCGCCCCACTTTCCTACACCCGCACAATTCTCCATTATTCCACGGCCACGCCTTCCCCCGATgtctatgcctttatttctgCGCTCGAATACTACTACACTCTTCCTGTTTGTAAAGAGCAGGAAGTTGCCTCTCTGTGTCATCAACTGCTAGCAAGCACCAACAAGCCCGCTGCTCTTTATCCTATTCTGATAAAATCATCCGTCAAAGCTGGCATTTTGTTTCATTCCCATCTTGTTAAATTGGGTCATCATCATGATCCTCATACGCGCAACGCCCTCATGGATTCTTATGCCAAATTTGGCCCAATTGAGGCGGCTAGGAAGCTGTTTGATGAAATGCCTGGGAGAATGGCTGAGGATTGGAATTCCATGATCTCTGGGTACTGGAAGTGGGGTAAGGAAGCTGAAGCATGTTGTCTCTTTAACTTGATGCCTGAGAATAAGAGGAATGTTGTTACTTGGACTGCGATGGTTACTGGCTCTGCCAATATGAAGGATTTGATCACTGCAAGAAGGTATTTTGATCGGATGCCACGCAGAAATGTGGTTTCATGGAATGCAATGCTCTCTGGTTATGCTAAAAATGGTTTTGCGAAAGAGGCTTTGCATTTGTTTCTTCATATGATAAAAGCTGGGGATGGGATTGAACCCAATCAAATCACATGGGTCGCTGTCATTTCTTCATGTTCATCGCTTGCCGATCCTTGCCTTGCAGACTCAGTTGTCAAATTTCTTGACAAGAAGAAGATTCAGTTAAATTCTTATCTCAAAACAGCCTTGCTTGATATGCATGCAAAGTGTGGGAATCTTGAGACAGCTCAGAAAATTTTTGATGAGTTTGGTGAGCACAGGAGTTGTACTACATGGAATGCCATGATTTCGGCGTACATGAGGTTTGGAAATTTGGCTTTAGCTAGAGAGCTCTTTGATAAAATGCCTGTAAGGAATGTTGTCTCATGGAACTCGATGATTGCTGGTTTTGCCCAAAATGGGCAGCCTGCAATGGCAATTCAGCTCTTCAAAGAAATGATTGCTACTACAAATTTGAAGCCAGATGAGGTAACTATGGTTAGTGTTATCTCAGTTTGTGGACAGCTTGGGGCTTTAGAAATGGGAAATTGGGTTGTCAATTTCATTGTTGAGAACCAGATCAAGCTGAGCATTTCAGGTTACAACACTTTGATTTTCATGTATTCAAAATGTGGGAGCATGAAAGATGCTGAAAGGATATTCCAAGAAATGAAGATAAGAGACACTATTTCATACAATGCGCTGGTTTCAGGATTTGGAGCTCATGGTCGTGGAATTGAAGCTGTGGAACTAATGTCTAGGATGAGAAAAGAAGGTATTGAGCCAGACCATATTACTTATATTGGTGTCCTTACAGCATGCAGCCATGCAAGATTATTGAAAGAAGGTCGCAGGGTATTtgaatcaataaaatttccaGCTGTAGACCACTATGCGTGTATGGTCGACTTGTTAGGTCGAGTGGGTGAACTAGATGAAGCAAAGAGATTGATTGATCATATGCCAATGGAACCACATGCGGGAATTTATGGCTCTCTTCTTAATGCTAGCACAATTCACAAAAGAGTTGAACTTGGGGAATTTGCAGCTAATAAGCTCTTTGAGCTTGAACCCAGTAATTCAGGAAATTATGTTTTGCTATCGAATATATATGCTTCGGCTGCGAGGTGGGGCGATGTGGACTGGGTCAGAGAAGCAATGAGAAAATTAGGAGTGAAGAAGACAACAGGTTGGAGTTGGGTGGAACATGATGGTAAAGTGCATAAGTTCATAGTGGGAGATAGGTCACATGAGCGCTCAGATGATATCTATAGGCTATTGGAAGAACTGTGTAGGAAAATGGGAAGGCTAGGATACATAGCGAATAAGAGCTGTGTACTAAGAGATgttgaagatgaagaaaaggaagagatgGTGGGCACTCACAGTGAGAAATTGGCTGTTTGTTTTGCTCTTCTTGTTAGTGAAGTGGGGGCTGTTGTTCGAGTGGTGAAGAATCTAAGAGTTTGCCAGGATTGCCATACTGCTATGAAGATGATCTCTATGTTGGAAGGAAGGGAGATAATTATGAGGGATAATAACAGGTTTCACCATTTCATTGATGGGCAATGTTCTTGCAGAGATTATTGGTGA